A genomic region of Sandaracinaceae bacterium contains the following coding sequences:
- a CDS encoding DUF1318 domain-containing protein: protein MTTRLQMPTTERLRPLFVLAVGAGLMTLASQGCVRAEVAVVSQHTALERQAAGEYPERETELDDAAIEPGPEAIPREALAETGEGGELGVVAQLVARAETDDERIEALLGARCLGEAVNGLLVARPDDCRADLDAEELARLVARENLHRRQMWEFLSTRAEGTSTERARETWRELHLMRVPCGAMIEAAPDRWEAKVCER from the coding sequence ATGACGACGAGACTGCAGATGCCGACGACTGAGCGCCTCCGCCCCCTGTTCGTGCTCGCCGTCGGGGCGGGGCTCATGACGCTCGCCTCGCAGGGCTGCGTGCGGGCCGAGGTGGCCGTCGTGAGCCAGCACACCGCGCTCGAGCGCCAGGCGGCGGGCGAGTACCCGGAGCGCGAGACCGAGCTGGACGACGCGGCCATCGAGCCGGGGCCCGAGGCCATCCCGCGCGAGGCGCTGGCGGAGACCGGCGAGGGCGGCGAGCTGGGCGTGGTCGCGCAGCTGGTGGCCCGCGCGGAGACGGACGACGAGCGCATCGAGGCGCTGCTCGGCGCGCGCTGCCTCGGCGAGGCGGTGAACGGGCTCTTGGTGGCGCGGCCCGACGACTGTCGCGCGGACCTGGACGCCGAAGAGCTGGCGCGCCTGGTGGCCCGCGAGAACCTCCATCGCAGGCAGATGTGGGAGTTCCTCAGCACGCGCGCCGAAGGGACCTCCACCGAGCGGGCGCGTGAGACCTGGCGTGAGCTGCACCTGATGCGCGTGCCGTGCGGCGCGATGATCGAGGCGGCCCCCGACCGCTGGGAGGCGAAGGTGTGCGAGCGGTGA